ttggggttctcttcccccgtttattctccagaccaggaagttacaggaagagaacataggtggtgttatagtttaacaatataggctggtaacattcagtaaaacaagcaaggtgacattccataatgcagtttgcaagaggttaagtccatccaccaacaaaagcttgatcttaacaaacattctctctccttacagtaatttcccagtatctttacatatcaatcagtaacctgtctgtcctctgagccagcaaccttgctgtgctacaattctttatcttacaacagagactagcctggggaaaactttcctgtcttttgcaaggttaacattttatatgcacttttaagaagttaggctaaacctgaaactgcaaggctttgggaCACCGGGCCCTGTGAATTACATTTGCTTTACGTATACCTTacatctcccccattttatttatttaaaagaaaaagcaagagctatagatcaggtttgcATAGTTAAAACAAagacatttaaagcaaagttagtatcatttagcatggtaagtccttttaatttacttttaggtgaggactgatgatgtcatcgtcTCTCAGGGCAGTTGCATTGGCATCATCCCAGGTGCTGTCAAATGGGTGTAATTAccagttgttgaaactctggaatgggattctgctccatatagtagttgattttgagtccagagagtttgttaaggttcacctgtccaggacattactgtttccAAAGCTTCtagtctttgtaaaatttttgatcaattacaagtcttttgtttaagaacaagATGTCTCATcaaagttacaaacaccctctttaaggctgagaaaatttagagaactacttttgtagagaagatgttatttccccctttatgattaAGGcgttcctcataaaagcattgatgatcaatatcttgattgaaaaggtcttactttcttttttataaatcacacagtgctgggaaggctcattcccaggtggGTCTTGTCCCACGTCagagggaaagatgaacagcattatgaagcagcagttaggccaaattaaggcaacatgaaagaggggtcagcaacttagaagtgagacatgctgTCTTCTATCCAAAgcttcaaagagagagagagagttaatttttattgagcttataaaaatagccacattatcataataatcataaagatacttaaagttattaaatttgggggggatcaaatagggagaaaacaagtgctttaatttctgtttttaaatgatattttaccaaattgctgttcgttctatatatctatatagcttaagagagagagttttcttaaatctggaaaacaaaacattaagagaatcagcagtgttttaaaacaaggaaattgtaaaaacctataattctttttaaccagttcattaattaacttttgttgttttgaccttggtgAGCAATtccacaaacccatcagtttcttcattagaattttgtaaatttagtttaaaggtatgaactcaaagtttgtcaggaaactgtacctatcagagttttttcatgaaatatttgaagacataatattttaaaattataattaaaccaaaattatgaccAGTAGCTTTTATATGAAGACACAGATTTTTAAGAACCTTACaggattttggaacacatattcatAATGTTTCGGTACTGACAGTGCTTTCCCATAtaatctaatttatcaaataagccaattagttttgatacatctttttatatatccttcaagaatctccagggcccttggaactcctcaaagttaaTTTAAGTCAaaacgttgagcttttagaatttggttttggaaagttttgtcaaataacaaaaggcttaaaacatttagttgaataagatcacaaattactacaaaaaataaaaccaaagtgacaaagggtttcaaaggcagagagcacaagaacttaccACGAAACAAGTTTTTTAAGCCAATTATCTAAAGGACTAAGAAAatcttttacaattttgttttaaaagcagttaagtgaaaagacctctagtaatcctgtttgattagtaaacccaggcagcaatgtgtgctgataagaacatttttacacattcaggttagtaaataggcatccatttgtCATGGCAGATTACATAAATCCCAGTTTGAGTCTTAGCTATttctaccaaataaatatttatggttttccaGCCAAAAGCTTGGTGTATtaaatctatacccttatcagttaatgttaactcgggcctatgtgatattgggcataggtctccTTTTACTAGCCATGctgggtcccaggtttccatgtggcatttagggccatgtggagcttaagacagagggcagtattcacaaagataatgtctaaaagatattgtttctcccagcatggccaggaggcagagctgagataacaaagagacatattgacctagagacaaatttaggtaaaaggtttaaatcaaattttgaaaatatatttattttgtcaaaagtttagaaaacttaagtcacatgaacttgaaaagtatacttatttatttaatgagcacacattaattataagccaatttggtaccatgcagacaacacaagtacacatacagacatgaacatgtagacataacatacagcttacacaagcatatatgcagacataaaaaacaagaacaaataaggatcttataggttttgtttaaaatgtaataaaaaaaaaaaactcactagCATAAGAGGACAGTCAGATTTAGATTGTGTTTCTAAGGAATGCCAAGGCTTATCGGTGAAgcctcaccctgttttagagaaagcaaggtaatGAATTTatattgtaaagcaaagtatgcaaacctttacaagaagatgcagagaagattttcttttttaaaaaaaatggcatagaactttaccagaggattttgtgaagaaatacatagatgagccaagaagaaaatttagaagtctgtttaagataaccagctggatgcCAAAAATTTGAGACCacctagttaaacaggtagattttagtttagtttttgtttcttaaatgagttactgagcataagagctgagccaccaatcagagatgaaaccatttgactcagGGCTTTTAAAGAAAAACGGCATACCCAAAAGGAGTTGTGTTTGGCGTGCCATTGCTGTGTTTCTCACAAAGCCTCACAgctgagaaaaggagccactgCTTTAAAGAGAGAAGCATtatgcagataagaaagaaaagcacgctcaaacaataccaacactgcaaagaaatattaacttcttttactttagattgtccaatttaaagttctctcagtcattggcaaagattaagttttatcatttttcggtgacataaacatgtttttgcttttcgttaaggtcttggataggtctcagagcgacttgacatagattccaggttgttaggtgggaagccttaacaagacccattgcataattaaccagtgatcaatttgttcccaaatttttatgttcaggctcccttccttgaggtatcaaggacatggttgtttaatatccactaacagttttacaagctgtcATTCAGTTACTTTGCAGCTAGTTGCTTTAAGGAGACACTGGAGTTGTATGTTCAGTCAccccttttgttaatgaattgtccatattttaaaagtaaagagaagggaaaaataccTTCTGGGTTGAAAAGACCTGACTTTGACCTGCCGCAGGTGTGGATCCCTAACCAAGCACAGCGTGTGACCCCCCTTTTGTCAGGGTGATTATCTCTTACCGGGAACTCCCTTTAGTCAGGATGATTAGCAgacctcctttttctttcccttccttttgtTGGGGCCTCCCTTTTGTTGGGATGAGTGGTGGAcatccatttcctttcctttcctttcctttccaaggtttggcaggtcagtctccaatCCGTGGAACAAAAACTCCTCATGcagggcaccattttgttgctttgcttcccagggatttgtcacccctcttcccctgggtgacggagctgcaaaagattactcaaagcccatctcttctgagcactgagaagccctgaagggtttaatctcctggaaccctcaagagagaggcattccttccatttgggaaattaaccacaaattagggttcttttcctgcatttattctccagaccaggaggttacaggaagagaacataggtggtgttatagtttaacaatataggctggtaacattcagtaaaacaagcaaggtgacattccataatgcaatttgcaagaggttattaatttcctgtcttttgcaaggttaacattttatgttttagtccgttttgtgttgctataacagaactacctgagactgggtaatttataaagaaaagaggtttatttggcttatgattctgggacagttgcatctggcatgggcctcaggctgcttctactcatggcagaaagtgccaggcagccagcgggtacaagcagatcacatggcgagaggaagcgagagagaggaggtgccagggtcctataaacaacaagctcttgtgggaactaatagagcgagaactcactcattactccctctcccccagggagagcattaatccattcatgagagatccgcccccatgactcggatcagtttccaacactgccacattggggatcaaacttccacatgagttttggaggggacaacacatccaaactccatcattttatatgtacttttaagaagttaggctaaacctgaaactgcaaggctttggaaaaccaggccctgtgaaatacatttgctttatgtataatccacatatttattttttttaaaagatgaccggtaaagggatcttaacccttgacttgatgttgtcagcaccacgttctcccaagtgagcaaaccggccatccctatatagggatctgaacccatggccttgatgttatcagcatcacactctcccaagtgagccacgggctggccctaaggacagactttttttttttttttttttttaaagatggctggtaaggggatcttaacccttggtttggtgttgtcagcaccgtgctcacccagtgagcgaaccagccatccctatatgggatccgaacccgtggccttggtgttatcagaccacactctcctgagtgagccacgggccggccccaggacagacttttatttatttatttatttttattttttattttttcaaaaagatgaccggtaaggggatcttaacccttgacttggtgttgtcagcaccacgctcacccagtgagcgaaccggccatccctatatgggatctgaacccatggccttggtgttatcagcaccacactctcccgagtgagccacgggccggccctccaggACAGACTTTTAAATGAAGCAAATTTAGCGTTGAGAAAAGCTCACtaaattgttcctgttttttcATTGCACTATGAACAAATAACTTCATCACCATGGCCATTGTCTGCCAAGTATTTGGTAATCCAGTGATGTGGTCCGTATTGCTATATGGCATTACATTGAGGGCATTTTATATAAGGCAGAAATATAGACCTGGGAAGTTGGGCCTATTAAGTtatctttaatgtattttatagAAAACAGGTAATTTTTGTATCCATGATAACAATTTTTACACATAATCTGTGCTGCCTCAATCTACTTCTATCTGGAAAATTTAGTTTCTATTGTTATCAGTAGTTTAAGAGTAAATCACCACTCTGAAAGTTTGCTTTATCCCACTAAAGTAAGGTCGGGCTAACGTTAACACTCCAGTTTGTaataaggactttttttttttttttaaatcagactaCCATTGCCtgtaatttagaattttatttaaaaggaagaaagtaaactttttattactATCCCTACTGTGTCAAAACAAAGTCTTAAGAAATGTAAATAGGCAACTTTACTGTAATTATTAGGTAGCTGAGGGTAATGTTTGGGATTATCTGTGGAAGTCAGTGAATGTAAGGGGATCTGCAGTGTTAAAGTGTTGTGAATGTTTACTTAGTGCAGTCTAAGCCAATAATGGCtgtaaataattcaaatttatttttgtcatcacttattagtctgtttttgttcttataacaaaatatgtggaactgggtaatttataaagaaaacgaaatttattgcttacagtttctgagggtgggaagtccaaagtccatctggtggtgacgacagtgacccaagggtctcacattgcaagatggtggaaacagagagagcagagagagcaacagactctccttttagtaccctcagaaccacacccctaaccaccatttttaatccattcactactgcagggtcctacaacccaaccacctcttcaaggctctacctttcaattaccgtaataggatttcctaccctcttaacagtcacagtgggggctttGTAGAAACacttacataaaatttgggggacacaattcaagcttcagggaattttgggggaacacaattcattCCACTACATATGAATAaacattctttgaaaaataaactgaagaacAGTAGTAATCTTAATACTaagtttttaaagtatgttttgtAGATAATGTTTCAGATTTCCTAAATGATACTCTTTGATATTTTGCttatatcaatgttaattttgaGTTGGCACAGGTAACCTAACAAACAACAATTGTTTTGACACTAGGGGATATATCTTTCAATACAACTTTGGAAATGAAAGAGAACTCATCACACTGGCCATGTTTTTCATTTCGTTGTGGACAAGTAACTTCATCGCCGTAGCCATCATTAGGAATCTACTGGTAGAGAATGATGAGTAGTCAAACTGTTGTTACTGTTATTTAAGCACATGGGAATACCTGTTTTTTCCTAATAGGATTCCTGGTGGTTGGGCATGGCATGATGGTCTATTCCTACCTTTCACTGAATGTAACCCCCATAATTGGTTGGCCCTTAGACAGACCTGTGTTTCACTCTTGTTTGATTCTCTATCATAAAATgcacaagaaaatttaaaaattagaaaatttttctttttagggccgagcctgtggcgcactcaggagagtgcggtgctgggagcgcggcgacgctcccgccgcgggttcggatcctatataggaaaggccggtgcactcactggctgagtactggtcacgaaaaagacaaaaaaaaaagaaaatttttctttttatcttggaaaatgtGGTCAAACAATGAGGAGAATTAAATCAATGCCAATGCAGTATTAACACAGGTATTATAATTGTGACCAGGAAACAAGAATGCTTGGGgcagctgctgcttctccattttgaatcttttattattattttaagaaataagggctggcctgtggctcacttggaagaacgtggtgctgacaacaccaagtcaagggttaagatccccttaccggtcatctttaaaaaaaaaaaaatttacattatcattttacttaaaagttattttacttAAAAGTAGAATTGCCATTGACACTTGTATTAGCAAATCTGATTTGTCTGTGGCTTCCCATTGTTGGTTTTTTGGGGAAGGAAATTAATTATCTAGTAATTAGTTTATTAGTTTGGCTTGTGAAGCTAATTAaccttttccacatttttttttttttttgtcggctttccagtacagggatcccaacccttgaccttggtgttatcagcaccacactctcccaagtgagctaaccagccagctcctttTCCACATATTGTTAGCTTCACATTGATCTTGCTTTCTCCCCAGGCTGCCTATTCCCAAACTCGAAGACACCATTAGGAGATACCTTAGTGCTCAGAAGCCTCTCTTGGATGATGGCCAGTTCAGGTAAACACTAAGAACCCTGAGTGACCATGGTTGGGGTGGTTCAGGAGAGGCTGGCAAGAAGTGGTCGACTTCAGGGAATGTGACTTTACTGGGTCACCAGGCACCTGGAACCTAGTTATACATATGCAAGTTCAGAAAATAGATTTTCATTCACAAAGGACTGACCAAGCCCTTAGGTGCTAAGAGCCCTCCTCTAACCAGACTCAATAGGAAGTGGTTTACGAGTGAGTATAAGCCAGAATGCCAAATTTGTACTTTATCTTGGGTAGTGTACCTAGGAGGCTAGCTGGTACTGGTCATTTACAGAGGGCATGTGCTCTTGGTAGGGAGACCTACTGATGAGACCACGTGGCAGAGCAGAAATTTGCTTGCTGAGTATGTTACTGGGTTGGATAGTGTGCCTCCAAAATATACGTCTTTTTCAGAACCTCAGTAAATGACCTTGTTTGGAgatagggttgttgcagatgtaataaAGATGAGGTCCACCTGGAGTAGGATggatcctaatccaatatgactggtgtccttttaagaagagaagaaacagagacaGCCATGTGAGGATGGAGGtaaagattggagtgatgtgtcaACAAGCCAAGAAACGCCAAGGATTGCTGGCCACACCAGAAGCTGAGAGAAATGCCTGGAACAGATGCACCCCTAGTCTTCAGAGAGAATATGGTCCtgttaacaccttgattttgtacTTCTAGCCTCCATcactgtgagagaatgaatttctgctgttttaagccacacagtttgtggtactttgttatggcagtcctaggaaactaatacagcatgGCATTAGAAAACAATATCAGATGTTGTCAACAAGTGGCTTGCATTAAGCTCTTGTAGCCCAGTGTATTCTTTTTCTATAATGAGAATTCTTTTTGTACAAGTAACTGCATTGTTAGTAGAACCGCAGAGTCCTTTACTGAATAATGATGGAGAAACAAAAGAACTGTTCCTAATGTAGTCCTCTGCTTTTAAATATTCCTTACTAGTCACTTGAAGTTCTTGATATggtaataaattaatattttagacTATCCTAAATTCTTAGctgtacaaatattttttaatcttgtGAGGTGGTACCATTATCTTGTTTTACACAtcaagaaactgagacttagagaggtcaaataacttgtccaaggacacacagacagaccaacagagctaggattcaaactgAGCTGTTTTTGACTCCAAAGtttatgttcttttctctttgccaGACTGCCTCTTAGATTACAGATTGTTTTGTGAGATGTTGGTTGATTATCCTGATCAGTCATTTCAAGAAGACATCCTAGATTTATTCAATTTAGAATGATTCCTCTTTTTCTGATCAGAGGTAACTTTCTGATCTCATTCCCAGGTTCTAGGGATATGCTGTTGGGGACTCAAAACTCTCTGTATGAGTTCTTGGCCATCAACCTAAAAATCATGTATTTCCTACCATGATTTGATTCTGTCTTTTCTTGAACatttcagaaaaacagaacagcTTTGCAAGAGTTTTGAAAATGGGCTTGGAAAAGAACTGCACGAGCAGCTGGTTGCTCAGGACAAGCAGAATAAACATACAAGCTACATTTCAGGTGGGTAGGCTGAGCTGTAGGCATGATATTTTCCAGAGCCATTCATAATGGAAAGTAAAGCATCTTCTCTGCTATTTGGCCTCAGAACTATTTTTGGTGAGACCGACATTCAAGTAATGTCTCATCCTCCCTTTTTGAGGTAAATATTAAGGTTGACTGAGTTGCCTCTACTGCTTTGTTGGTGGGATCAAGACAGAACCTAATCAATGGTTCTGTCTAAAAAGGATGCAGGTTTAGTCCTGTGAATATCATTTTAGGTCACTCACAGTGCAGCCTAACTGACCTTTCCAGCCTTATCTTTCATCACTCTCCCTGACATACTCCGTGCTTCAACAAAATCAGACTCTTCATTATTCCCTGAACCTGTTAGTCTTTCATTCTTCTGTGCCGTTATCCATGTTGttcctgtttccattttttacCTGGCAGATACTTCCCTTGAGATCCAAGTAGGGAGGTTTTTCTATGAAACCTCAGTCCTTTTCCCTCTCCATTCAGAGTTGGTTGCTTCTACCTCTGTTCCTACATACTTCTTTTAGTTTAGTTGATATTTTTATCAAGGTTATACCTTCACATAGTTTAAAGAATCAAATAGTTCTATAAGGTTTCTTGGGAAAAATAGCAATTTCCTCACCCTCCCCTAATATCCCACTTCTCATTTTCAGCTCCTGtctaattattttcatatataccTCCATATCTCCAAACTTATATTACTACATcttaattttcttagttttaggCATTATCTATTGACATCTCAGTATAGAAGATTAGAATTTAGCAGTCTTTTATATCCCCACCACATGTGTAGTGTttttagtttatttgggaggtatGATGGTAGCGTTTGGGTCCACTACTGCTATGGCTACTGAGGAGTATCCTGAGGCTTGGGGTCAAATGTTGTGGTTTGGGGGGCTTTGTTGTTGGGATTGGTGATAGAATTGTTTGTGGTTTTGTAGATGATGTATTATGCTGAGGTGGAGGTTGTTATTAGTTTTAAAAGTATGGGTGATTGGGTAATTTTTGAGGGGGAGGGGACGGGTTATTTTCCTGAGGATTCCACGGGTGTGGCTGCATTATATAGTTATGGGTGTTGATTGGTGGTGGTGGCCGGATGATCTttgctcaaattttatttttagggaCTGCATTAACTGTTTgtgttgttgtttatttctttttatttttttaggccCTTGGTTTGATATGTACCTAACTGCTCGAGACTCCGTTGTCCTGaactttaatccatttatggCATTCAATCCTGACCCAAAGTCCAAGTATAATGGCCAGCTAACCCGGGCGACCAACATGACCGTTTCCGCTGTTCGGTTTTTGAAGACACTCCGGGCTGGCCTTCTGGAGCCAGAAGTGTTCCACTTGAATCCTGCCAAGAGTGACACTGACACCTTCAAGAAACTCATACGCTTTGTGCCTTCCTCTCTGTCCTGGTATGGTGCCTACTTGGTCAATGCATATCCCCTGGATATGTCCCAATATTTTCGGCTTTTCAATTCAACTCGTTTACCGAAACCCAGTCGGGATGAACTCTTCACTGATGACAAGGCCAGACACCTCCTTGtcctaagaaaaggaaatttttatgtctttgatGTCCTGGATCAAGATGGAAACGTTGTGAGTGCCTCAGAAATCCATGCACACCTGAAGTACATTCTTTCAGACAGTAGCCCTGCCCCCGAATTTCCTCTGGCATATCTGACCAGTGAGAACCGAGATGTCTGGGCAGAGCTCAGACAGAAGCTGTTGAGTAGTGGCAATGAGGAGACCCTGAGGAAAGTAGACTCTGCTGTGTTCTGCCTCTGCCTAGATGATTTCCCCATTAAGGACCTTGTCCACTTGTCCCACAGCATGCTGCATGGTGATGGCACAAACCGCTGGTTTGATAAGTCCTTTAACCTCATTATAGCCAAGGATGGCACTGCCGCTGTCCACTTTGAGCATGCTTGGGGTGATGGTGTTGCGGTGCTCAGGTTTCTTAATGAAGTGTTTAAAGACAGCACTCAGACCCCTGCCATCACTCCACAGAGCCAGCCAGCATCCACTGACTCTTCTGTTGCAGTGCAGAAACTCATCTTCAAGCTGAATGATGCCTTAAAGACTGGCATCACTGCTGCTAAGGAAAAGTTTGATGCCACCATGAAAACCCTCACCATCGACTGCATCCAATTTCAGAGAGGAGGCAAAGAATTCTTGAAGAAGCAGAAGCTGAGCCCTGATGCAGTGGCCCAGCTGGCCTTCCAGATGGCCTTTCTGCGGCAGTACGGGCAGACAGTGGCCACCTACGAGTCCTGCAGCACTGCAGCATTCAAGCACGGCCGCACAGAGACCGTCCGCCCAGCTTCCATCTTCACAAAGAGGTGCTCCGAGGCCTTTGTCAGGGAGCCCTCCAAGCACAGTCCTGCTGAGCTTCGGCAGATGATGGCCGAGTGCTCCAAGTACCACGGCCAGCTTACCAAAGAGGCAGCTATGGGTGAGACGGGGTCGGGAGCATGGCCTTGGGTCTTGTTGCTCTGAGTGCTTGGATAGGCCTCAGTAATATTCTACCCCACATCTGATTTCTGCCCCTTCACTAGGTTTAATCCATCTGCCAACtcccaaaatgtttttttccttccttagcTCTGAACATCCAGACTAGCCACCACTAAGGGTCAAAATGTTCTCACCTCCTTAGCAGGGAAGAGGTAACTTTATCCTCGCTTAAGGTCATTTTCAGCTGTGACATATGGTTCtcctttttctattatttattggTCATCACTGACTTCTGACAATTTAGTATTTCTAAGTCCACAGTCCTCTCTTATTTCACCTCAGTTGTAGTGTGTTGGCTCTCTGTAAATAGGTAATCTCAGATCTGGGAAGAGCTTCTGAGTGTCatccttttttgcctttttgtgacaAAATTCAAGACCTGGAAAGGACATGGAAGATCACATACTCTATAAAGTATAGAGTACTTTATGTAG
The sequence above is drawn from the Cynocephalus volans isolate mCynVol1 chromosome 8, mCynVol1.pri, whole genome shotgun sequence genome and encodes:
- the CPT2 gene encoding carnitine O-palmitoyltransferase 2, mitochondrial, producing MVPRLLLRAWPRGLPVGLGSPYRPLSAESAPGQYLQRSLVPTMHYQNSLPRLPIPKLEDTIRRYLSAQKPLLDDGQFRKTEQLCKSFENGLGKELHEQLVAQDKQNKHTSYISGPWFDMYLTARDSVVLNFNPFMAFNPDPKSKYNGQLTRATNMTVSAVRFLKTLRAGLLEPEVFHLNPAKSDTDTFKKLIRFVPSSLSWYGAYLVNAYPLDMSQYFRLFNSTRLPKPSRDELFTDDKARHLLVLRKGNFYVFDVLDQDGNVVSASEIHAHLKYILSDSSPAPEFPLAYLTSENRDVWAELRQKLLSSGNEETLRKVDSAVFCLCLDDFPIKDLVHLSHSMLHGDGTNRWFDKSFNLIIAKDGTAAVHFEHAWGDGVAVLRFLNEVFKDSTQTPAITPQSQPASTDSSVAVQKLIFKLNDALKTGITAAKEKFDATMKTLTIDCIQFQRGGKEFLKKQKLSPDAVAQLAFQMAFLRQYGQTVATYESCSTAAFKHGRTETVRPASIFTKRCSEAFVREPSKHSPAELRQMMAECSKYHGQLTKEAAMGQGFDRHLFALRYLAAAKGVALPELYLDPAYRQINHNILSTSTLSSPAVNLGGFAPVVPDGFGIGYAVHDSWIGCNVSSYPGRNAREFLHCVEKALEDMFDALEGKSIKT